In Nomascus leucogenys isolate Asia chromosome 8, Asia_NLE_v1, whole genome shotgun sequence, a single genomic region encodes these proteins:
- the OXNAD1 gene encoding oxidoreductase NAD-binding domain-containing protein 1 isoform X3 has protein sequence MYRFFPPYSDYRKLIYHLKGCQGLRNKGSSSFTSIVSAAKVCGAASESPSVKSLRLLVADQDFSFKAGQWVDFFIPGVSVVGGFSICSSPRLLEQERVIELAVKYTNHPPALWVHNTCTLDSEVAVRVGGEFFFDPQPADSSRNLVLIAGGVGINPLLSILRHAADLLREQANKRNGYEIGTIKLFYSAKNTSELLFKKNILDLVNEFPEKIACSLHVTKQTTQINAELKPYITEGRITEKEIRDHISKETLFYICGPPPMTDFFSKQLENNHVPREHICFEKWW, from the exons ATGTACAGATTTTTTCCACCATATTCAGACTATAGAAAGCTAATCTACCACCTGAAGGGGTGTCAAGGGCTGAGAAATAAAGGATCCTCATCCTTTACCTCA ATTGTGTCAGCAGCTAAGGTGTGTGGAGCTGCCAGTGAGTCACCGTCAGTGAAGAGCCTCCGCTTGCTTGTTGCTGATCAAGACTTTTCCTTTAAAGCTGGCCAGTG GGTTGATTTCTTTATTCCAGGAGTCTCTGTGGTTGGTGGGTTTTCAATATGCTCCAGTCCCAGACTGCTAGAACAAGAGAGAGTGATAGAATTGGCAGTGAAATATACGAACCACCCTCCTGCCCTCTGGGTTCACAATACG TGTACACTTGACTCTGAAGTGGCTGTGAGAGTGGGTGGAGAGTTCTTCTTTGACCCTCAGCCTGCGGATTCGTCTAGAAACCTCGTGTTGATTGCAGGAGGAGTCGGAATTAACCCTCTGCTTTCCATCCTGCGGCACGCAGCAGATCTCCTCAGAGAGCaggcaaacaaaagaaatggaTATGAGATAGGAACAATAAAACTATTCTACAGTGCAAAAAATACCAGCGAACTCCTGTTTAAG AAAAATATCCTTGATTTAGTAAATGAGTTTCCTGAGAAGATTGCATGCAGTTTGCATGTTACGAAACAGACTACACAAATCAATGCGGAACTCAAGCCATACATCACGG AAGGAAGAATAACAGAGAAGGAGATAAGAGATCATATTTCAAAAGAGACTTTGTTCTATATTTGTGGCCCACCTCCAATGACAGACTTTTTCtccaagcaactggaaaacaaccATGTACCCAGAGAACACATTTGCTTTGAGAAGTGGTGGTAG
- the OXNAD1 gene encoding oxidoreductase NAD-binding domain-containing protein 1 isoform X1 translates to MTPKISWTSKFSVCPESAMACAAVMIPGLLRCSVGAIRTEAASLRLTLSTLRHLTLTSIMKSKRKTDHMERTASVLRREIVSAAKVCGAASESPSVKSLRLLVADQDFSFKAGQWVDFFIPGVSVVGGFSICSSPRLLEQERVIELAVKYTNHPPALWVHNTCTLDSEVAVRVGGEFFFDPQPADSSRNLVLIAGGVGINPLLSILRHAADLLREQANKRNGYEIGTIKLFYSAKNTSELLFKKNILDLVNEFPEKIACSLHVTKQTTQINAELKPYITEGRITEKEIRDHISKETLFYICGPPPMTDFFSKQLENNHVPREHICFEKWW, encoded by the exons ATGACTCCTAAAATCTCGTGGACttctaaa TTTTCCGTTTGCCCAGAAAGCGCCATGGCCTGTGCTGCTGTTATGATTCCTGGGTTGTTGCGGTGCTCTGTTGGAGCCATCCGTACTGAGGCTGCTTCACTGAGATTGACACTCAGCACTTTGCGCCACCTTACTCTAACCAG CATAATGAAATCCAAAAGGAAAACTGATCACATGGAGAGAACTGCAAGTGTCCTTCGACGGGAG ATTGTGTCAGCAGCTAAGGTGTGTGGAGCTGCCAGTGAGTCACCGTCAGTGAAGAGCCTCCGCTTGCTTGTTGCTGATCAAGACTTTTCCTTTAAAGCTGGCCAGTG GGTTGATTTCTTTATTCCAGGAGTCTCTGTGGTTGGTGGGTTTTCAATATGCTCCAGTCCCAGACTGCTAGAACAAGAGAGAGTGATAGAATTGGCAGTGAAATATACGAACCACCCTCCTGCCCTCTGGGTTCACAATACG TGTACACTTGACTCTGAAGTGGCTGTGAGAGTGGGTGGAGAGTTCTTCTTTGACCCTCAGCCTGCGGATTCGTCTAGAAACCTCGTGTTGATTGCAGGAGGAGTCGGAATTAACCCTCTGCTTTCCATCCTGCGGCACGCAGCAGATCTCCTCAGAGAGCaggcaaacaaaagaaatggaTATGAGATAGGAACAATAAAACTATTCTACAGTGCAAAAAATACCAGCGAACTCCTGTTTAAG AAAAATATCCTTGATTTAGTAAATGAGTTTCCTGAGAAGATTGCATGCAGTTTGCATGTTACGAAACAGACTACACAAATCAATGCGGAACTCAAGCCATACATCACGG AAGGAAGAATAACAGAGAAGGAGATAAGAGATCATATTTCAAAAGAGACTTTGTTCTATATTTGTGGCCCACCTCCAATGACAGACTTTTTCtccaagcaactggaaaacaaccATGTACCCAGAGAACACATTTGCTTTGAGAAGTGGTGGTAG
- the OXNAD1 gene encoding oxidoreductase NAD-binding domain-containing protein 1 isoform X2 produces MACAAVMIPGLLRCSVGAIRTEAASLRLTLSTLRHLTLTSIMKSKRKTDHMERTASVLRREIVSAAKVCGAASESPSVKSLRLLVADQDFSFKAGQWVDFFIPGVSVVGGFSICSSPRLLEQERVIELAVKYTNHPPALWVHNTCTLDSEVAVRVGGEFFFDPQPADSSRNLVLIAGGVGINPLLSILRHAADLLREQANKRNGYEIGTIKLFYSAKNTSELLFKKNILDLVNEFPEKIACSLHVTKQTTQINAELKPYITEGRITEKEIRDHISKETLFYICGPPPMTDFFSKQLENNHVPREHICFEKWW; encoded by the exons ATGGCCTGTGCTGCTGTTATGATTCCTGGGTTGTTGCGGTGCTCTGTTGGAGCCATCCGTACTGAGGCTGCTTCACTGAGATTGACACTCAGCACTTTGCGCCACCTTACTCTAACCAG CATAATGAAATCCAAAAGGAAAACTGATCACATGGAGAGAACTGCAAGTGTCCTTCGACGGGAG ATTGTGTCAGCAGCTAAGGTGTGTGGAGCTGCCAGTGAGTCACCGTCAGTGAAGAGCCTCCGCTTGCTTGTTGCTGATCAAGACTTTTCCTTTAAAGCTGGCCAGTG GGTTGATTTCTTTATTCCAGGAGTCTCTGTGGTTGGTGGGTTTTCAATATGCTCCAGTCCCAGACTGCTAGAACAAGAGAGAGTGATAGAATTGGCAGTGAAATATACGAACCACCCTCCTGCCCTCTGGGTTCACAATACG TGTACACTTGACTCTGAAGTGGCTGTGAGAGTGGGTGGAGAGTTCTTCTTTGACCCTCAGCCTGCGGATTCGTCTAGAAACCTCGTGTTGATTGCAGGAGGAGTCGGAATTAACCCTCTGCTTTCCATCCTGCGGCACGCAGCAGATCTCCTCAGAGAGCaggcaaacaaaagaaatggaTATGAGATAGGAACAATAAAACTATTCTACAGTGCAAAAAATACCAGCGAACTCCTGTTTAAG AAAAATATCCTTGATTTAGTAAATGAGTTTCCTGAGAAGATTGCATGCAGTTTGCATGTTACGAAACAGACTACACAAATCAATGCGGAACTCAAGCCATACATCACGG AAGGAAGAATAACAGAGAAGGAGATAAGAGATCATATTTCAAAAGAGACTTTGTTCTATATTTGTGGCCCACCTCCAATGACAGACTTTTTCtccaagcaactggaaaacaaccATGTACCCAGAGAACACATTTGCTTTGAGAAGTGGTGGTAG